In the Lates calcarifer isolate ASB-BC8 linkage group LG24, TLL_Latcal_v3, whole genome shotgun sequence genome, one interval contains:
- the pkia gene encoding cAMP-dependent protein kinase inhibitor alpha: MTDVEATYEDFIASQRSGRRNAIHEIQGAPGAQGPTDLSQSLAQLNINKSGDEGEDAEKSQDSPAKEEETQGEGKG, encoded by the exons ATGACGGATGTGGAGGCGACCTACGAGGACTTCATCGCCTCTCAACGGTCCGGCCGCAGGAACGCCATCCATGAAATCCAAGGGGCCCCCGGAGCGCAGGGACCCACTGACCTGTCGCAGAGTCTGGCACAGCTCAATATCAACAAATCAG GTGATGAGGGAGAAGATGCTGAGAAAAGCCAGGACTCTCCAGCTAAAGAAGAAGAGACTCAAGGTGAGGGCAAAGGGTAG